The Candidatus Nanosynbacter featherlites DNA window CGCGACGCTGTCCAATCTTATGCCAATTTTTTAACGGAACAATACTCAAAGGTTATTAGTATAGAAAACGACCGACAGCCAACAGATCCGTGTCCCATTCCGGGGGCTAGCGTCAATGGCTATCGGGGGCAGTCGAACTGTGTGATTGTTGGGCGTTACATCATTGGCGAAGATCAGGGCAGGAGCTTCCGTGTGAAGCTAATCTATGCATTGCTTGGGGCTGACGGGAAAACCTGGTCATATCGATCGTCAAATAACAATGTCGCCGAATATCAAACCAACTGGAGTGTAAAAACAGCTCTTGCTGAGCCGTCTGGCGCCGGCTTGTCGGTTGCCATGGTTCGCAACCCTGCTACTGGAGAATTAGCGATACGCTCAGATTCACGCACCTATCCAGATGATAAAATTAATGAACTACTGACGAGTAGTGGCGACGTGACGTATGAGGTTTGTATATATGATGAAAAATGGTTCTCTCCAGAGCGTTTGTCAGTCTTTATTGGTGCGCGTGCTGGATCAAGTGAGGCATTGACAGTGAAGGGGGCGGGAGATGCATGTAAAGCGCTGTAGACATCAGGCTGGAGATACCCTGATTGAGGTCATGTTGGCGACTGCTGTTTTTAGTGCAGTTGCTGTTGGTTGTCTGACAGTGATGAACCGTGGACTATCCATAGCCCAGCAATCTCTTGAGTCGACACTGGTCCGTCAGCAAATTGATGCACAGGCAGAGATGCTCCGTTTTGTGCACAACAACTCTCATAAAGGGGATGTGACCATGGCTGAGCTGTGGAATAATCTGCCCAAAAAAGATGCGGCAAATGAGATGTTAAGCGTTGATACCTGCCCGGATCACTTTGGTGATGGTGAATTTGCATTGCGTTCACGCAGCGATTCGCTTGGTCGAGTGTCGACGTATATGCCAGCTCAAGTGTATGCCAAACAAGAGGGTGATGTTTCAT harbors:
- a CDS encoding type II secretion system protein, coding for MRRQGGFTVIEVTMFLAISGTMAIALLAGIGVAIQRQQYRDAVQSYANFLTEQYSKVISIENDRQPTDPCPIPGASVNGYRGQSNCVIVGRYIIGEDQGRSFRVKLIYALLGADGKTWSYRSSNNNVAEYQTNWSVKTALAEPSGAGLSVAMVRNPATGELAIRSDSRTYPDDKINELLTSSGDVTYEVCIYDEKWFSPERLSVFIGARAGSSEALTVKGAGDACKAL
- a CDS encoding type IV pilus modification PilV family protein — translated: MHVKRCRHQAGDTLIEVMLATAVFSAVAVGCLTVMNRGLSIAQQSLESTLVRQQIDAQAEMLRFVHNNSHKGDVTMAELWNNLPKKDAANEMLSVDTCPDHFGDGEFALRSRSDSLGRVSTYMPAQVYAKQEGDVSYGISVQLVHVTGGSAYDAYIQACWYAPSQPRPVTIGTIVRLYAPEKS